The genomic window TCTTCTGATTGCTTTAtggtgcacgccgaccagagccgagcaccgtaggccttgatcttatgggctgggccacctctaatggtgcggcaCATGTCTTATCCTATgggtaccgggggccatacccccacaacagGTCCTTTTACAACGCTTTGGTCTAAAGCATCTATTAACTCCGTTTCGAAATACatgactttttttatttttagatgTCTTGTATGACTGTTTGTATTATTCAATTTTTTATAtcaatattatttattttgttatgacttattttattattagagatactttaacaatgatctatttattttattatttaaaaaataataataagacAAATAGTAAAATATGATATTTAAAAGTCAAAAGCGTGGTATattttagaacggatggagtattgAAAGTGTGCAACTGAATCACAAGCTCGAGGACAGTGAGAAACATCATTTTAGCTCCAATTTCTCTAAACATGGTGCTAACAGGGGATCTATGAGAGTCTGGGTCGCTGGTTGCATTTGCCACAGTCGCAGGATAGGTCTCCAAGAATGAGTTCGAAAATTCCGGTAGGAACGGCCTCTTGCTTCTCGTCTCTTCTTTTTCCCCAGCTACAGTTGCCAAGGGCGAAAAAGGGGCGGCGTGCGTTTCCGGCGGTGATTCCGCCGGCCCCTCTCCTCTCCGGTGGCCGGTTAGGCGCTGAAGATGGAGGAGGGCTGGGGAATCGGTGTGCGGTTGTATATAGACTAGCTAGGGTTCTATCTAGGTCTAGGGTCCGCTCGCTGTCGATGTTCGTCGGTGGAGCTAGGGtttgttgggggggggggggtctggcTCCGGTGGCGTCGGCGAGACGGAGGCGACGACGACGCTGGTGAATAACTTCTCCCAACCTTTTCCTCGCCCCGGTGGTGCTCTTCTCTAGCATCGCTGGCGAGGTCGCCGAGCTTTGTACTGGAGTCCGAGGCCGGCGCTTCGGCGTCTCTGtcagatgatgaagatgctagccTTCTTCCTCATGGATGCGGAGCTGGCTGCAGGTGTTGTGGATGGTTGGTGGCTGGATTGGGCTCGTTCTTCAACCGATGACGGTGGTCGTCGGTGGCGTCTCCAGATCCAGGAGCTGAAGAGCTTGGGGCGCAGCCCCGGTCGATGGGCGACCGCCGATGGCTTCATCTACTTCGACTCCTATCAAAGCCAATGTGCGATGGGGCTTCTTCAGCTCACGGTGGTGCTCGGCGTCTTTGACGGTGGCGGTGGCCGGCGACGGGGATTTCGAGTGCGTTGGTTTCACGAAGGATTTAGGGACTTCTatgtaatttttcttttcttcaggGTCCTTTGTGATGTTTGGCTGGGACAGCTGTCTCTGTATCACGTACGTATCTATATTCGTACATCTACATGTACGTTTTCCTTATCTACAAATACAGATGCGTATTATTAAATAAAAGGATAGGTCTCCAAGATGGTACGCTGAATGCCCAAAGAAAGACGCATACTCAAGCCCACTGTTACTGAGAGAGTTGAGACAAATTGATGGCCGACGAGGTACGAGCAGCAAAACATTAAAAAAAGTCTCATTCCAGTTCCAACCAAACCAATCGAGCCAACAGCACACCGGCACTGCGAGCTACCTGCAGTCCGGTCTTCTTCGAGCTAATCGAACGGTACTGCGATCGGGCAAGGTTGGCTCAGTTGGGTGACCCAACCCTCTCCAAGTCTCCATACCTCCATGCCGTCTTTTTATAAAAGtaaatgtaaaaataaaaaataaaaataaatggtAAACCAAGGTGCCTGCCCCCGGTTTGGCTGTTTCGCTGACGCTCCCGGCTTCAAACCTCAGTACCTCCTCACTCCAGCACGGCAGCGCGGAGTCCCCTCCACCCGTTTCTCCGCTTCGTCAAGTCAAACCCACTCTGGCGGCCCTTCTAAAGGCGCTCAGACCAGACCATCCGAAAAACAGTTGGCCAGTTCATCACTGCCCCCGGTCGTCTGCTAGCATGCTACGCTAACCTGCCGCTTGACATCTTTGTCCATTGCGAGTAGATACGATGCAGCCATAGCCATGCAGGCGTCATCCCTCGCCTGGCACGTCCCGTGTTCAGCTAGGCCTGCTGCGTTGCATCTTCGCGCGCGCGCGCTGGATGGCTTGCGCACGTTTATTACACGGTTCGGGCAAAAACACAAGGCGTATTTGGTAGGAAGTAGCGTACCGACGGGCGACGATCGGCAGCAAACCAGCAACAGCAATGACGCCGGCTAACCGATGGCTACTCCTACGGCTACGGGTTTTGCGCTCGTATTCAATGTGCCCCGTCGCGTGCATTCAAGGGGCTCCCCCACAAGTAGGTGAGGGGAGAGCCGAGGCTCCAGCTGCCCGCCCGCCTGCGGCGCGCTCACGTTGGGTTTGGAGCGGTCCGCTCGACTAACCAACGACCCCTGACGGCAATTTATGGGTGGGGTGGGGTAGTGGGGGAGGGTGTTCGACTCTGGCTCCGTTTACGTACCTTTAAACTCCGCTTCTTCTGTTTCTTTTTTTCAttcaaaacaatatttttctctcacaaattcctcaaGATTCATCCAGGTTCCTTCGTCTCCTGTCCCGCCAAGCCAGCAGGACCCTCGTATTCGTATACGTACCGTACGCTCCTCCCACTCCACGCAGCACGCAGGACCCATCGGACCCATCCCCAAGCCACTCCGGTGCGTGCGGCGCACGGGATGGGGTCGGTAGTCCATGGATTCTAGTTCTACTAccaggcccttgtttagtttgccGGAATTGGCGCCGTCAAATTTACTGCagtgcactgtagcatttcgtttatattccgtatttggtaataattatctaaccattgactaattaggctcaaaacgttcgtctcgtaaagtacaattaaactgtgcaattaatttttgatttcgtctacatttagtacttcatgcatgtaccgtaagtttaatgtgacggagaatttttttttacatagtgccaaataGAAGTTTGAGGGACTAAACACCCCCTAGGCCGCGCGCACGTATTCATTGCCGTCCGTCCGCGTCGGCTCGAATCGCTGCCCGTTCCGGTGCGACTGGCCGACTGCTATATAGAGCCTCGCCTCTCGATCACGTCCTCGCAGCCCTGCACTGCTAGTCACTCGCTGCCGTCCATGTGGCCTCACTTATTTCTCCTGTCAGCGCAGCATAGCAGCAGCCTCCTATAGCTCGCCCGGGTCCGGTGGATCGGATCAGCCACCGTCCGGTCGGCAAAGAAGAACGAAAGCGATGGAGGGCGGGGcgtgggcggtggtggcggcagccGTGGCACTGTACATGGCGTGGTTCTGGCGGATGTCGCGCGGGCTCAGCGGGCCGCGGGTGTGGCCGCTGGTCGGCAGCCTCCCGGGCCTCGTGCAGCACGCCGAGGACATGCACGAGTGGATCGCCGCCAACCTGCGCCGCGCGGGGGGCACGTACCGGACCTGCATCTTCGCCGTGCCCGGGGTGGCGCGCCGGGGCGGGCTGGTCACCGTGACGTGCGACCCGCGGAACCTGGAGCACGTCCTCAAGGCGCGCTTTGACAACTACCCCAAGGGCCCCTTCTGGCACGCCGTCTTCCGGGACCTGCTCGGCGACGGCATCTTCAACTCCGACGGGGAGACGTGGGTGGCGCAGCGCAAGACGGCCGCGCTCGAGTTCACCACGCGCACGCTGCGCACCGCCATGTCACGCTGGGTGTCGCGATCCATCCACGCCCGCCTGCTCCCCATCCTGGGCGACGCGGACGTCGTCGACCTGCAGGACCTCCTGCTCCGCCTCACCTTCGACAACATCTGCGGCCTCGCGTTCGGCAAGGATCCCGAGACGCTCGCCAGGGGCCTCCCCGAGAACGCCTTCGCCTCCGCGTTCGACAGCGCCACGGAGGCCACGCTCAACCGCTTCATCTTCCCGGAGTGCGTGTGGCGGTGCaagaagtggctcgggctcggcaTGGAGACCACGCTGGCGCGCAGCGTCCAGCACGTCGACCGATACCTCTCGGCCGTCATCAGGGCGCGCAAGCTCGAGCTCACCGGCGGCAAGCAGAAGAACAACGGCGACGACGCATCGTCGGCCACGCCGCA from Miscanthus floridulus cultivar M001 chromosome 11, ASM1932011v1, whole genome shotgun sequence includes these protein-coding regions:
- the LOC136493363 gene encoding cytochrome P450 86A2-like; this encodes MEGGAWAVVAAAVALYMAWFWRMSRGLSGPRVWPLVGSLPGLVQHAEDMHEWIAANLRRAGGTYRTCIFAVPGVARRGGLVTVTCDPRNLEHVLKARFDNYPKGPFWHAVFRDLLGDGIFNSDGETWVAQRKTAALEFTTRTLRTAMSRWVSRSIHARLLPILGDADVVDLQDLLLRLTFDNICGLAFGKDPETLARGLPENAFASAFDSATEATLNRFIFPECVWRCKKWLGLGMETTLARSVQHVDRYLSAVIRARKLELTGGKQKNNGDDASSATPHDDLLSRFMRKGTYSDESLQHVALNFILAGRDTSSVALSWFFWLVSTHPDVERRIVRELCAVLAASRGVEDPALWLAAPFDFEELDRLVYLKAALSETLRLYPSVPEDSKHVVADDVLPDGTFVPAGSSVTYSIYSAGRMKAVWGEDCLEFRPERWLSADGSRFEPHDSYRFVAFNAGPRICLGKDLAYLQMKNIAGSVLLRHRLAVAPGHRVEQKMSLTLFMKHGLRMEVRPRDLGAVVDELRGAGEYDAAARATAASA